One Natronomonas gomsonensis genomic window, ACTGAGACTCTATAGATCGGTTTTGTAGCTTTAATTAAGATCCTCTATAATTTATATGCAAGAAACCGTTCTTCACACGGTTATCCACGAACCTTGTGAGAAACTGGCTTCTCAGCAAATCGCAAGATGTGAAGAGGTTTTCGACAAAGCCGTTTTGTATGTTTGAACCATCGCCTACAGCCTATACTTCCTATTTCATCTTATGATCCTCAAGATACCTCATAAAAACCATTAGATAGCGACCGAATCTTTGTCTCTTCGATGTCTGTTTTCACTTCACATAGCCATTACGATACTAGAATTGTAAAGGCCATTTTTTCTATTCCGTATTCTCGAACATAGCCAATAGGGTAACCATTCACATCATTAACGGACGGCCCAGTTCGGGCAGTAGCAGAGGGTATAAGGGGCGCTAACTAGCGTGGAATGACGTCACTCGCGGATGCACAGTGACAGAAACACAGGAGAGCGTTCCGGGATCAGGCGCGGTACTTGTAACGCTGCTTCTTGCCGGTGGCGGTGCGTGCGAGTTCGTCGACAAGTTCGTAGACGCGGGGGCGCTTGTAGTCAGCCAGTCCCGTATGTTCCTTACAGAACGTCTCTAGTTCGCCCTTATCAACAGTGCCATCTGTCGCCACGTAAGCCTTGACAACCTGTCCCCACTCCTCATCCGACTCACCAACGACAGCGGCGGCCTCAACAGCCTCGTGCTGCTCTAGGGTCTCTTCGACCTCGATGGGCGAGACTAGTTCGCCGCCGCTCAGTATCATGTCGTCGGCACGTCCTGTGATAGTGAGGAAGCCGTCCACGCTCCTCACACCAAGGTCCCCGGTGTAATACCAGCCCCTTCGGAGCGACTCGTCCGTTGCTTCTTGATTCCCGAAGTAGTAGTCGAGTACAGCCCCACCAGAGACAATAACCTCACCCTCCTCACCCGCTGGCACTACCTCGTGGGGCTGGACATCTCGTTCTTGATCAAACTCGACGACTCGCACCTGTTTATCAGGGCTAGCTCGGCCGACTGTGCCGGCTTGCTCAGGTAGGTTCTCCGACCCGAGCGTTGAGTCGAGCAACGTCTCGGTCGTGCCGTAGCCGTTATAGATATTCGGCGTCAGATTCTCCAGCAGGTTGTTGGCGAGTTGTTCAGAGAGGGGCGATCCCATGCACATCATACACTCGAGCGACGAGAAGTCACGCTGGTCGACATCGTCCATGTTCGCGATTCGCTGGGCGACGGTCGGCACACCCACGATGTGGGTAATACCCCGGTCCTCAATGAGAGCGGCCACCGGTTCGGGCTCCCAGTCCCTCGTGACGAGGATGGTCCCGCCGGCACAGATGGTCGGGTGGATGGTGAGATCGATTCCGCCAGCGTGGAACCACGGCGACACCTGCAGTGCGACGCTGTCCTGCGAGAGTCCGAGATCGAGCATCCCCTCTTGTGCGCGGTTGAACGCTGTCTTCCCGGAGAAGGTGACGCCCTTCGGTGCGCCCGTGGTCCCGCTTGTGTAGAGGATGTAGGCGACATCGCCAGGATTCATGGGGATCTCCGGAGGTGTCTTGGCTGTCCCCGAGGAACGGACGACGTCGTAGGATTCCCCGTCGGCTGGCTCGTCACCGACGCAGATTTTGTCCGGTGTCCGTACCGCCTCTTCGATGGCCCCTTCGACTTTCTCACCCACGTCAGCGTCGTACACGACGAACTCGGGGTTTACATCGTCGAAAATGTACTTGAAGTTGTCCTGTGCCAGCATGTAGTTCGCCGGGATGGGGACGGCACCGACCTTGTAGATGGCGTACAACATCACCGGGAACTCTAGGGTATTGTACAGCACCATAGCGACCCGGTCGCCCTTCCGGAGGCCACGGTCCCGGAGCGCGTTCGCGAGTTTGTTAACCTCGCTATCGAACTCCTCGTACGTGTACGTCTGGTTTGATGGCAGATCAACCAGCGCAGTCTCGTTTGGACGCCACTCGAGGTTTCGCTCCAGCAGTTGTCGATGAGATAACATCGGTCCATACACTACTTCGAAACGTTAAAAATATTGACCTACATGTAATATAGCCTTTACGAACAGCGGGCATATGATAGCCAAATACGTTCCGGTGGAATCCGGATTTTAATCCATTTTACATTCGGAACAAGCGGGTCTGAGTCGGGTTGACCGGAATCTATTTGCCGCGTGCATCCGTCGATAACAAGGATGAGCGTAGTCACTGACGAGTTCGTTCAGCTGAGCGAGAACCAGAAACTGGTCCGGAACAGTATTCAGGACATCTGCGACAACTTCGATCATGAGTATTGGCGCGAGCGGTCGGCGGCGGGCGAGTATCCCACTGAATTCGTTGACACCCTCTCAGAACAGGGCTGGATGGGGGCACTTATTCCCGAGGAGTACGGCGGTGCCGGGATGGCCACGACCGAGACTGTCGTTATGATGGAGGAGATTGCCGCTAGCGGCGGCGGATTCAGCGCGGCACAGGCCATTCACGGTGGCATCTACAACAGCGTACCACTGGTCAAGTATGGAAGTGAGGAGCAGAAAGAGCGTCTCCTCCCGGACATCGCGGCCGGAGACACGTCAATCCAAGCGTTCTGCCTCACGGAGCCCAACTCTGGATCGGACTCGACATCTATCGAGACGCGGGCCGAACGCGAGGGCGGCGAGTGGGTCATCTCTGGCCAGAAGATCTGGACCTCACGGCTCGACGTGAGCGATTACGCCATCGTTGTTGCACGCACGACGCCGAAAGAGGAGGTCGAAAAAAAGACTCAGGGCATTTCGATGTTCCTCGTGAATGTCGCGGATGCCGTCGAACAAGGCGGCCTCGAATACGACCAGATAGACAAGACAGCGAGCGATTTCGTTCACTCATACTCGGTCTACTTCGACGACCTCCGTATCCCGGGCGAGAACATACTCGGCGAGAAGGGTGACGGGTTCTACCAAGTGCTCGATGGGCTGAACGAGGAACGACTCGTCATTGCCGCGGAGTGTCTGGGGCTCGGTCGCCTCGCCATCGACCGCGGCGTCCAATACGCCAACGAACGCGAGGTGTTTGACCGTCCCATCGGCAAGAACCAAGCGGTTCAGCATCCGCTAGCCGACGTGTACGCCCGCCTCCAGAGTGCAAAGCAGATGACCTACAACGCCGCCGAACAGGGCGAAGACGCCACCGACCTCGGGGCGCTCGCGAACATGTCGAAGTACCTCGCTTCGGACGCCGCTTTCGAGGCAGCGGACGCCGCCGTTCAGACCCATGGAGGGTTCGGTATCGCACGCGAGTACGACGTTGAGCGGTACTTCCGCGAGGCGCGACTGACTCGGCTGGTCCCTATCACACAGCAACTCGTCCTGAATTACGTCAGTGAGAAGGTACTTGGTCTCCCCCGTTCGTACTGAACAACAAAATGACACACACAATCGATGCCTCCCTCGCCGGCTTCGTCGCCGGGGCTACCGGGCCCGATATTCCGGACGAGGCACGACGGATAGCAGAACGTGCGTTCGTCGACACCGTCGGCGTGACACTCCCCGGTATCGTCGACCCTGCTGGTCGGACGACCCGCGCTGTGTTCGCCAGTAAGTGTGGCGGTCCGGCCAGTGTCCTCGGAACGACGGACGCCACGTCCGTGGCAGACGCAGCACTCGTCAACGGGACAGCTGGCCACGCCCTCGACTACGACGATGTCACTTGGGGTGTCTGGCACCCGAGCGTCACTCTCGTCGCCCCCATCCTCGCCGTCGCCGAGCGTGAGGGGGCAAGCGGTATGGACGCAATCACTGCGTTTGCCGTCGGATTCGAGACCCAGTGTTACCTCGCTGAGGCCCTCCTGCCAGGCCACTACGAGCGGGGCTGGCACGCCACCGCCACTTTCGGGACGATTGGTTCCGCAGCCGCCGCCGTGTCCCTCCTCAACCTTGACGAGACCGCAACGCGACACGCTCTTAATGTCGCCGCGTCGATGCCCGCGGGGTTGAAATACAACTTCGGGACCATGACCAAACCACTGCATTCGGGGCTGGCGGCGCGGTCGGGCGTCACGGCCGCACTACTCGCCGCCGAGGGATTCACGGGCGCCGATGGTGCGCTGGGAACCGATCGTGGTTTCTGTGATCTCTACAGTGATAACGACGGTCCATCCGACGTAGATCCAGCGACCCTTGGCGACCCTTGGGCGCTCGTCGAGTACGGCTTGCAGGTCAAGAAGTACCCGTGCTGTTACTTCACTCACCCCGGAATCGCTGCGACCCAGCACCTCGTTGCGACCCACGACATCAAACCCGCTGATATCGAGCAGATTATCGTCACTGCCTCGCGGGGCGCTGCGGACGCGCTCCACTACTCGGACCCGTCGACGGGACTGGAGGCAAAGTTCTCGATGCAGTACGTCATCGCGTCGGCCGTCGCCCGTGACCGGGTCGGCCTCGCGGCGTTTGAAGACGACGCCATCAACAACCCTGCCGTCCAAGCCGTCCGCGAGCGCGTCGACTTTGAAGTCGACCCCGAGCTCGCGTACAACCCGTACCAGACAATGGTTAGCATTGAGACGACAGCCAGCGATCGATACTCGCACACGCAGGACCGGCCACCGGGAACGCCGGAGAATCCGCTTTCGGACGCCGAACTCCGGGCGAAGTTCGACGCGGTGGCGGCACACGCGCCCGACGGCATTGACGCTGATCGCGCTTATGACCTGTTGGACGACCTCCGGGCCGTCGAAGATGTTCAGACGCTGGTTAAGACACTGCGGTCGGTGTGACTCGTGGGACCACATTTATTAGCCCACCGCGACTTCAGAGCAACGACTGCGGCGATACAGACTGTCGCCTCGGCAGCGCCAGAGACAAACAATGCCCACGAAACCACTCTCTGAACTCAAAGCACAGGTCGGTCAGAGCGTACAGACAGTTGAGAAGCTCGAGATAGAGGCCGGTAAGGTCGAAGAATTCGCGCGCGCGTTCCGCGACGACAGCTCCGTCTTCCGGGACGAGGAGGCGGCACAGGAGGCAGGGTACGACAGCATCCCAGCCCCCCTGACGTTCACCCGAATCGCGTACTTTCCGCGGTACCGCCCTGACGATATCGGTGCCAACCTCGGGTTCGACCTTGGTCTCCGCAAGGAGAACATCCTCCACGGCGAGCAGGAATACGAATACGAACGTCCGCCCGTGTTCGGCGACATCCTCTCCGGGACGACTACCTTGGTCGATGTCTACCAGTCCGAAGGGAGCCGCGGCGGGACGATGACCTTCTGCGTCTATGAGACGGAGTATCGTGACCAAGACGACCAACTGGTGTTGACGGAGCGCCTCACGCGCATTGAAACCGGCGGCGACAGTAAGGAGGAAGACGAATGAGCGACGCCAGCCAGCGGTCCCCAACTGCAGCTGACCTCGCCGTCGGAGATGCCGGCCCGGAACTCGTCATTGAGAATCTCGAACGAAAAGACTTCGTGAAGTATGCCGGGGCGAGCGGCGACTTCAACCCTTTGCACTACGACGAACCGTACGCGAAGGCAAATGGTAATGACAGCGTCTTCGGACAAGGGATGCTGACCGCGGGCTACGTTGCCCGCATGGTGACCAACTGGTTCGGTATTGACCGTATCTCGAACTTCAGCGTTCGGTTTCAGGCTCGGGTCTGGCCGGGCGATACGATCACCATCACCGGCGAAGTAACCGATGTTACAGAGACAGACGACGGTGCGACCATCACGGCCGATCTCGTTGCCACCAATCAAAACGGCGATGCAGTCATCACCGGGTCAGTGACAACCGACCTACCGGCCGAGTGACAGCCACGGCAGTTCGTGTGACCGAATGTCCACGGGCACCATCAAGTTGGTATCGACACCGTTGTCCGATCAATGGCTGTAACGGAAGCCCACACAAGGTTTAGGTAGTTGGCTCCCGGCGTTACACTGTGAATCTCAGCACACTCCGTGTCCTTGACCTGACGCGTCTGCTGCCCGGTCCGTTCGCAACCCAGTTAATTGCCGACCTCGGGGCAGACGTCGTGAAGGTTGAGGATACAGACCGTGGCGACTACGCACGCGAGATAGACCCACAGTCGAAGACGGGCGTTGGGACGGTATTCGAAGCGGTGAACCGTGGGAAGCGGAGTGTCGCCATCGATCTCAAGTCGGACGAGGGTCGACAGGCGTTCTACGACCTCGTGGAGACGGCGGATGTGGTCATCGAGGGA contains:
- a CDS encoding MmgE/PrpD family protein; translated protein: MTHTIDASLAGFVAGATGPDIPDEARRIAERAFVDTVGVTLPGIVDPAGRTTRAVFASKCGGPASVLGTTDATSVADAALVNGTAGHALDYDDVTWGVWHPSVTLVAPILAVAEREGASGMDAITAFAVGFETQCYLAEALLPGHYERGWHATATFGTIGSAAAAVSLLNLDETATRHALNVAASMPAGLKYNFGTMTKPLHSGLAARSGVTAALLAAEGFTGADGALGTDRGFCDLYSDNDGPSDVDPATLGDPWALVEYGLQVKKYPCCYFTHPGIAATQHLVATHDIKPADIEQIIVTASRGAADALHYSDPSTGLEAKFSMQYVIASAVARDRVGLAAFEDDAINNPAVQAVRERVDFEVDPELAYNPYQTMVSIETTASDRYSHTQDRPPGTPENPLSDAELRAKFDAVAAHAPDGIDADRAYDLLDDLRAVEDVQTLVKTLRSV
- a CDS encoding acyl-CoA dehydrogenase family protein, with product MSVVTDEFVQLSENQKLVRNSIQDICDNFDHEYWRERSAAGEYPTEFVDTLSEQGWMGALIPEEYGGAGMATTETVVMMEEIAASGGGFSAAQAIHGGIYNSVPLVKYGSEEQKERLLPDIAAGDTSIQAFCLTEPNSGSDSTSIETRAEREGGEWVISGQKIWTSRLDVSDYAIVVARTTPKEEVEKKTQGISMFLVNVADAVEQGGLEYDQIDKTASDFVHSYSVYFDDLRIPGENILGEKGDGFYQVLDGLNEERLVIAAECLGLGRLAIDRGVQYANEREVFDRPIGKNQAVQHPLADVYARLQSAKQMTYNAAEQGEDATDLGALANMSKYLASDAAFEAADAAVQTHGGFGIAREYDVERYFREARLTRLVPITQQLVLNYVSEKVLGLPRSY
- a CDS encoding class I adenylate-forming enzyme family protein, with product MLSHRQLLERNLEWRPNETALVDLPSNQTYTYEEFDSEVNKLANALRDRGLRKGDRVAMVLYNTLEFPVMLYAIYKVGAVPIPANYMLAQDNFKYIFDDVNPEFVVYDADVGEKVEGAIEEAVRTPDKICVGDEPADGESYDVVRSSGTAKTPPEIPMNPGDVAYILYTSGTTGAPKGVTFSGKTAFNRAQEGMLDLGLSQDSVALQVSPWFHAGGIDLTIHPTICAGGTILVTRDWEPEPVAALIEDRGITHIVGVPTVAQRIANMDDVDQRDFSSLECMMCMGSPLSEQLANNLLENLTPNIYNGYGTTETLLDSTLGSENLPEQAGTVGRASPDKQVRVVEFDQERDVQPHEVVPAGEEGEVIVSGGAVLDYYFGNQEATDESLRRGWYYTGDLGVRSVDGFLTITGRADDMILSGGELVSPIEVEETLEQHEAVEAAAVVGESDEEWGQVVKAYVATDGTVDKGELETFCKEHTGLADYKRPRVYELVDELARTATGKKQRYKYRA
- a CDS encoding MaoC/PaaZ C-terminal domain-containing protein; translation: MSDASQRSPTAADLAVGDAGPELVIENLERKDFVKYAGASGDFNPLHYDEPYAKANGNDSVFGQGMLTAGYVARMVTNWFGIDRISNFSVRFQARVWPGDTITITGEVTDVTETDDGATITADLVATNQNGDAVITGSVTTDLPAE
- a CDS encoding FAS1-like dehydratase domain-containing protein gives rise to the protein MPTKPLSELKAQVGQSVQTVEKLEIEAGKVEEFARAFRDDSSVFRDEEAAQEAGYDSIPAPLTFTRIAYFPRYRPDDIGANLGFDLGLRKENILHGEQEYEYERPPVFGDILSGTTTLVDVYQSEGSRGGTMTFCVYETEYRDQDDQLVLTERLTRIETGGDSKEEDE